From a single Intestinibaculum porci genomic region:
- a CDS encoding acylphosphatase: MIRRHYYFSGEVQGVGFRFRCEQIASKLHLTGWCKNLYDGRVEVELQGEPLNVNMFVSQISKQPWIEITNVEESDQPVNKSEKKFTVRYY; this comes from the coding sequence ATGATTAGAAGACATTATTATTTTAGTGGTGAAGTACAGGGCGTCGGTTTCCGTTTTCGCTGTGAACAGATCGCCAGCAAACTCCATTTAACCGGCTGGTGTAAAAACCTATATGATGGACGGGTAGAAGTAGAACTGCAAGGGGAGCCATTGAATGTGAATATGTTTGTCTCCCAAATCAGTAAACAGCCATGGATAGAGATTACCAACGTTGAAGAAAGTGATCAGCCTGTAAATAAAAGCGAAAAGAAATTTACAGTGAGATATTATTAG
- a CDS encoding transposase, giving the protein MKLSYQTINGTLYAKIPGKSVRKNGKIVKQGAKHLGKVIDKENNIFFNKERGMFTYDPETGEFGEADESYVSDVQPDKRKRQRTILDYGDAYFVDQLIHHMGYDKVIDEISYKNKDTLYAMVAYYVISNAANCHANTWYEGSFESILYPKANLTSQRISDFMRSIGKSENVLKFFENHMKWIKENISSDKAIIIDSTGLPNSIHMPLTAISNHNGKVSNEARMITTLQRDTGYPLMFRIIPGNIVDMNTLIRSVNVLDNLGNIETDYILSDAGYYTLEDINELYRANIDFLMRLPEKYRLYRDLINKYGPELKQERNMVKYSDRVVYIKQIEVSIGDGHKAYAFLGYDLDQVDHEIHKCLNKSKEMSTMQIQKKLESMGYFVLISSLPFPIEEVLPAYYTRQLVEQYFDLSKGSSKLTPLRVHSEEAVRGHLLLSMIAATINVYIQKKTKKTATNQEGIFMGLRNQKCLVYKTVTSVEEPQKRANDIYNAFNISCPLSYTKRGSDWVPKFHLKRHEDEV; this is encoded by the coding sequence ATGAAGCTCAGTTATCAGACAATTAATGGAACACTTTATGCTAAAATCCCTGGCAAATCAGTCCGCAAAAACGGCAAGATCGTTAAGCAAGGTGCTAAACATTTAGGCAAGGTTATCGATAAGGAAAACAATATCTTTTTCAATAAAGAAAGAGGCATGTTTACCTATGATCCTGAAACTGGTGAATTCGGTGAAGCTGATGAATCCTATGTATCTGATGTTCAGCCTGATAAGCGCAAAAGACAGCGTACTATTCTTGATTATGGCGATGCCTACTTCGTAGATCAGCTTATTCATCATATGGGATATGACAAAGTCATTGATGAAATCAGCTATAAAAACAAAGATACCTTATATGCAATGGTTGCCTACTATGTCATTTCCAACGCTGCTAACTGTCATGCCAATACCTGGTATGAAGGGAGCTTTGAAAGCATTCTTTATCCAAAGGCTAATCTCACATCTCAGAGAATAAGTGACTTTATGAGATCAATTGGCAAATCAGAAAATGTCCTTAAATTCTTTGAAAATCATATGAAGTGGATCAAAGAAAACATTTCGTCTGATAAAGCTATAATCATTGACAGCACAGGGCTTCCTAACAGTATTCATATGCCATTAACTGCAATCAGTAACCACAATGGGAAGGTTTCCAATGAGGCTAGAATGATTACAACACTTCAGAGAGATACAGGCTATCCCCTAATGTTTAGAATTATTCCAGGCAATATCGTTGATATGAATACACTGATCAGATCAGTAAATGTACTTGATAATTTAGGCAATATTGAAACAGACTATATTCTTAGTGATGCTGGTTATTATACCCTTGAGGATATTAATGAGCTTTATCGAGCTAACATCGATTTCCTGATGAGACTGCCTGAGAAATATAGACTATATCGTGATTTGATCAATAAATACGGTCCCGAACTAAAGCAGGAAAGAAATATGGTCAAATATAGTGATAGAGTCGTCTATATCAAACAGATCGAAGTTAGCATTGGTGATGGACATAAGGCTTATGCTTTTCTAGGATATGATCTAGATCAGGTAGATCATGAAATACATAAGTGTCTGAATAAGAGCAAAGAAATGTCAACTATGCAGATCCAAAAAAAGCTTGAATCAATGGGATATTTTGTACTGATTTCAAGTCTTCCATTCCCAATTGAAGAAGTGCTTCCTGCCTACTATACTAGACAGCTGGTTGAGCAGTACTTTGATTTAAGCAAGGGATCATCTAAGCTGACACCACTTCGCGTTCATAGCGAAGAAGCAGTAAGAGGTCACCTGTTATTATCAATGATTGCGGCAACCATTAACGTGTATATCCAAAAGAAAACAAAGAAAACTGCAACCAACCAGGAAGGCATATTCATGGGACTCAGAAATCAGAAGTGCCTCGTCTACAAGACAGTCACTTCAGTTGAAGAGCCACAAAAAAGAGCTAATGATATCTATAATGCGTTTAATATTTCATGCCCACTTTCATACACAAAAAGAGGCAGTGATTGGGTACCAAAATTTCACCTAAAAAGGCATGAAGATGAGGTGTAG
- a CDS encoding TrmH family RNA methyltransferase, translating into MKITSSSNKVIKNLMKLKQKKGRDETNSYLVDGWHMVEEAMTAHLAKQIITTDESFMSDVDTLYVSKEVMAKLSFTKTPQPFMAVVSKKEDQLQLCERTLIFDGVQDPGNVGTMMRSACAFGFKQVIFSNDSCDLYNDKTLRSTQGAIYKLNTYRGDLQEIIPKLKQSEVKVIGSALRDALSIDQITTSDKMAFVMGNEGKGMKEETLALCDQALYIPISAMESLNVGVAAGIIMYTYRR; encoded by the coding sequence ATGAAAATAACCTCATCAAGCAATAAAGTCATCAAAAACCTGATGAAACTTAAACAGAAGAAAGGTCGTGATGAAACCAATTCGTACTTAGTTGATGGCTGGCATATGGTTGAAGAAGCTATGACAGCGCATTTAGCTAAGCAAATCATTACAACTGATGAATCTTTCATGAGTGATGTGGATACTTTGTATGTCTCCAAAGAAGTGATGGCCAAGTTATCCTTTACGAAAACACCTCAGCCTTTTATGGCAGTCGTTTCCAAAAAAGAAGATCAGCTTCAATTATGTGAACGAACACTCATTTTTGATGGCGTACAGGATCCTGGCAATGTTGGAACAATGATGCGCAGCGCTTGCGCTTTCGGTTTTAAACAGGTGATCTTTTCCAATGATTCCTGTGATTTATATAACGATAAAACCTTGCGTTCCACTCAGGGAGCTATTTATAAACTCAACACTTATCGCGGTGACTTACAAGAAATTATTCCCAAACTCAAACAAAGCGAAGTCAAAGTGATCGGCAGCGCTTTGCGCGACGCGTTATCGATTGATCAGATTACGACAAGCGATAAAATGGCTTTTGTAATGGGCAATGAAGGCAAAGGCATGAAAGAAGAAACGTTAGCTCTTTGCGATCAGGCCTTATATATTCCTATTAGTGCGATGGAATCGTTAAATGTCGGCGTCGCTGCTGGCATTATTATGTATACGTATAGAAGGTGA
- a CDS encoding IS66 family transposase, translating into MDSLGTLSVKYDKACKKIGDLKTRLYDCNEELKSKKQKLEYRDNRIAKLKQLCLEKDEMIRNLNDEINRLKDKIEYLNAISNHDSTTVGIPTASTPIGKAKYNSSINSREPTDRKIGGQPGHSKSELGIPDDIDEEIEYVADDATECPKCGSHELVFTGKTKAVYEKTISIKPINLKKVFYQYKCGSCGTTFFLGLKPNERSACHYGTAVQAVGLSLMNTCNVPINKVKTFFEGITNGEISPSEGYLAKLPMIASKKLSEFRIVLKNLMLQRTLVYWDDTVININTKKGCLRFYGDETLSYYTAHEKKDLEGIEEDKVLTLLTEEQKTMHDHNKVNYNAKFKFGNLECNQHLQRDLKKIAIDTKHDELMELKDLISDTIHKRKEAINKGETRFSDEFIENFNKKVNDILNRAEKRNKKDYDAYFGRSEKTLIKRIRDYYDNYFAWVNDFTLPTTNNCAERGLRVVKSHMRSSGQFQNIQNAQYYADAKTYIETCRKNGINEIYAMIRLYEGDPITVKEIFSGEDLS; encoded by the coding sequence ATGGATTCTTTAGGAACACTATCAGTAAAATATGATAAAGCATGCAAAAAGATTGGTGACCTTAAAACAAGACTTTACGATTGTAATGAAGAACTGAAATCCAAAAAACAGAAGCTTGAATACAGGGATAACAGAATCGCAAAATTAAAGCAGCTTTGTCTTGAAAAAGATGAAATGATTAGAAATCTTAATGATGAAATTAACAGACTGAAAGACAAGATTGAATATCTTAATGCCATAAGCAATCATGACTCAACTACCGTTGGTATTCCTACTGCGTCTACTCCTATAGGAAAAGCAAAATATAACTCAAGCATCAATTCCAGAGAGCCTACTGACAGAAAAATTGGAGGTCAGCCAGGACATTCTAAAAGTGAACTCGGTATTCCTGATGATATTGACGAAGAAATTGAATATGTGGCAGATGATGCAACTGAGTGTCCGAAATGTGGTTCTCATGAACTTGTTTTCACCGGCAAAACTAAAGCTGTATATGAGAAAACTATTAGCATCAAGCCTATAAACCTCAAAAAGGTTTTCTATCAATACAAATGCGGAAGCTGCGGGACTACATTTTTTCTTGGCCTGAAGCCTAATGAAAGATCAGCCTGTCACTATGGGACGGCAGTACAGGCCGTTGGCTTATCGCTAATGAATACCTGCAATGTTCCTATTAACAAGGTTAAAACCTTTTTTGAGGGGATCACAAACGGAGAAATAAGTCCGTCAGAAGGCTACCTTGCAAAACTTCCTATGATTGCATCAAAAAAGTTATCTGAGTTCCGTATAGTTTTAAAGAATCTAATGCTCCAAAGAACTCTCGTATATTGGGATGACACTGTTATCAATATTAATACAAAGAAAGGCTGCCTGCGCTTTTACGGAGATGAAACACTCTCATATTATACGGCTCATGAGAAGAAAGATCTTGAAGGGATTGAAGAAGACAAAGTCCTAACACTACTCACTGAAGAGCAAAAAACGATGCATGATCACAATAAAGTGAACTATAACGCTAAATTCAAGTTTGGCAACCTTGAATGCAATCAGCACCTTCAGCGTGACCTCAAAAAAATCGCTATTGATACAAAACATGATGAGCTTATGGAACTGAAAGATCTTATTTCCGATACCATCCACAAACGCAAAGAAGCCATAAACAAGGGAGAGACTCGCTTTAGTGATGAATTTATTGAAAACTTTAACAAAAAAGTTAATGATATACTCAACCGAGCGGAAAAGAGAAACAAAAAAGATTATGATGCATACTTTGGAAGATCCGAGAAGACGCTAATTAAGCGTATACGTGATTATTATGATAATTACTTTGCTTGGGTAAATGATTTCACTCTTCCGACAACCAATAATTGCGCAGAACGCGGACTTAGAGTCGTAAAAAGCCATATGCGATCATCAGGACAGTTCCAAAATATTCAAAACGCTCAGTATTACGCAGATGCCAAAACGTATATAGAAACCTGCAGGAAAAACGGAATAAATGAGATCTATGCAATGATACGACTTTATGAAGGTGATCCAATAACGGTAAAAGAAATATTCTCAGGGGAAGATCTCTCCTGA
- a CDS encoding single-stranded DNA-binding protein: MNSVQLIGNIATDLTLSKTQNGKDVVRFLLAVNFRDHADFIPVEAWNNLALNVHQYCQKGSKIAVVGYLHQYNTMEEEKRHLHIRVVAMQVDFLSPHVNDILDDEWSDEAEE, from the coding sequence ATGAATTCAGTACAGTTAATTGGCAATATCGCCACCGATCTCACATTATCGAAAACCCAAAATGGAAAGGATGTCGTGCGCTTCCTGTTGGCCGTAAACTTTCGTGATCACGCTGACTTTATCCCTGTGGAAGCTTGGAACAATTTGGCATTAAATGTCCATCAGTACTGCCAGAAGGGCTCTAAGATTGCTGTTGTTGGTTATTTGCATCAGTACAATACGATGGAAGAAGAAAAACGACATTTACACATTCGCGTTGTGGCCATGCAAGTTGATTTTCTCTCGCCACATGTCAATGACATTCTTGATGATGAATGGAGTGATGAGGCGGAAGAATGA
- a CDS encoding M48 family metallopeptidase, giving the protein MEKTIELNGQVYPYTVTYKNMKSMIIKVVKGQIVVSSAYAFTIPEIEAVIQKNKQKILRGIRAYEPYISVEEGYATVYGQRYPLIINDLHRLRCELYQGRFYIYSSQIEKAFEAYAKKEVLRYTQGKVREYLDLYFDHPMPKIVVKKYKGRWGSCYYTKNMVSFNLSLIYLDPQLIDYVVMHELCHFIEANHSPRFYHELAKRMPDYAYRQELLKGKNV; this is encoded by the coding sequence ATGGAAAAAACGATAGAATTAAATGGTCAGGTTTATCCGTATACCGTTACTTATAAAAATATGAAATCAATGATCATTAAAGTGGTCAAGGGGCAAATTGTCGTCAGCAGTGCATACGCGTTTACGATTCCCGAAATTGAAGCAGTCATTCAAAAAAATAAGCAAAAAATTTTACGCGGTATTCGTGCTTATGAGCCTTATATCAGCGTAGAAGAAGGTTATGCGACAGTTTATGGACAGCGTTATCCTTTGATTATTAATGATCTGCATCGCTTGCGCTGTGAGCTTTATCAGGGACGTTTTTATATTTATTCATCACAAATTGAAAAAGCTTTTGAAGCTTATGCGAAAAAAGAAGTGTTACGTTATACCCAAGGTAAAGTGCGTGAGTATTTAGATCTTTATTTTGATCATCCGATGCCTAAGATCGTGGTGAAAAAGTATAAAGGACGCTGGGGCAGCTGTTACTATACAAAGAATATGGTGAGCTTTAATCTCTCATTGATCTATTTAGATCCGCAGCTGATTGATTATGTTGTTATGCATGAGCTGTGCCATTTTATTGAAGCCAATCATTCTCCTCGCTTTTATCATGAATTAGCGAAAAGAATGCCTGATTATGCTTACCGACAGGAATTATTGAAAGGAAAGAATGTATGA
- a CDS encoding nucleotidyltransferase family protein translates to MKTSLVIMAAGIGSRFGGGIKQLTPVGPNKEIIMDYSIHDAIEAGFNKVIFIIRKDIEQDFKDIIGNRIEKICNAHNVEVGYCFQDLHNLPAGMVCPEGRTKPWGTGQAVLAAKDLVHEPFCVINADDYYGKEAFKLLHDFLVEGHGDNEFAMAGFILKNTLSDNGTVTRGVCEVNDQGYLTDVHETHDIAKTATGAEVNGVALDPNANVSMNMWALSPAFMQTLEDGFVEFFENNKDPMKGEYLIPVYIGELLEQGKVSVKVLETNDKWFGVTYAEDKDFVIDSFKELVDKGVYKADLFSDLD, encoded by the coding sequence ATGAAAACGTCATTAGTTATTATGGCAGCTGGGATTGGCTCTCGCTTTGGCGGAGGCATCAAACAGTTAACACCAGTCGGCCCTAATAAAGAAATTATTATGGATTATTCCATCCATGATGCCATTGAAGCTGGTTTTAATAAAGTCATCTTCATCATTCGTAAAGACATTGAACAGGATTTCAAAGATATTATTGGTAATCGTATTGAAAAGATCTGCAATGCCCATAACGTCGAAGTAGGGTATTGTTTCCAGGATTTACATAACTTACCAGCTGGCATGGTTTGCCCTGAAGGCAGAACGAAACCTTGGGGTACCGGTCAGGCAGTCTTAGCAGCGAAAGACTTAGTCCATGAGCCATTCTGCGTGATTAATGCGGATGACTATTATGGCAAGGAAGCTTTCAAGTTATTACATGACTTCTTAGTTGAAGGCCATGGTGATAATGAATTTGCAATGGCTGGCTTTATTCTTAAAAACACTTTAAGTGATAACGGTACCGTGACCCGCGGTGTCTGTGAAGTGAATGATCAGGGTTATTTAACTGATGTTCATGAAACTCATGATATTGCGAAAACAGCGACCGGCGCTGAAGTGAATGGTGTGGCTTTAGATCCTAACGCCAATGTCTCAATGAATATGTGGGCTTTATCCCCAGCATTCATGCAGACATTAGAAGATGGATTTGTGGAATTCTTTGAAAACAATAAAGATCCAATGAAAGGGGAATACCTGATTCCTGTCTATATTGGAGAATTACTGGAACAAGGCAAAGTATCGGTAAAAGTCTTAGAAACAAACGATAAATGGTTTGGTGTCACTTATGCGGAAGATAAAGACTTTGTCATTGACAGCTTCAAGGAATTAGTAGACAAAGGTGTCTACAAAGCTGATTTATTTAGCGATTTAGACTAG